In the Aeromicrobium fastidiosum genome, CCGGCGGCACCGTCGATCTTGGCGTCGTACTTGCCCTTGGTGGCCTTGCGCGCCACGCCTGCGGCCTTGTCGATGCCCTGGTCGATCTTGGCGTTCTGCGTCGCTGCCAGGTCGGCCGCCTTCTCCTTGAGCTCAGGGGCCTTCTTCTTGAGGTTGTCCAGGAATCCCATGACTGCTCCTCGTGCGTCGGTGTGGTCGTGCGTGACCATCACGGTACTGCGACAATTCAAGCCATGCCCGAGCGAAATCACGTCGTCGCCGTCGTCGGGCCGACTGCCTCGGGCAAGTCGTCGCTCGCCCTGCGGATCGCCCAGCGCCTGGGCACGGCCGAGGTCGTCAACGCCGACTCGATGCAGCTCTACCGCGGCATGGACATCGGCACGGCCAAGCCCAGCATCGAGGAGCGGGCACTCCTGCCGCACCACCTGTTCGACGTCCTCGACGTCACCGAGGACGCGAGCGTCGCCGAGTTCCAGCAGCAGGCACGCACTGTCATCGCCGACCGCCATGCCCGTGGCGTGACGCCGGTGCTGGTGGGCGGGTCCGCCCTGTACGTGCGGGCCGTCCTCGACCGGCTCGACTTCCCGGGCACCGACCCTGCCGTGAGGCTCTGGTGGGCAGGCGAGCTGGAGCGACGGGGCCACGAGGCGCTGCACGCCGAGCTGGCCAGGCGTGACCCCGCGGCGGCCGCGCAGATCCTGCCGACCAACGGCCGGCGCATCGTCCGCGCGCTCGAGGTCGGCGAGCTGACGGGACGGCCGTTCGTCGCCTCGATGCCGCCGCTCGAGTCGATCTACGACGACCTGACGATGCTGGGCCTCGACGTGCCGCGCGACGTCCTCGAGCCGCGGCTGTCCGACCGGGTCGACCAGATGTGGGCCGACGGCTTCGTCGACGAGGTCAGGGGTCTGCTGCCTGCCGGCATCGAGGGCAGCCTGACGGCGTCGCGGGCTCTCGGCTACCAGCAGATCCTGGGGTTCCTGCGGGGTGAGATGACCGAGGACGAGGCGAGGGTGGCGACCGTGACGGGCACGCGCAAGTTCGCCCGCCGACAGGACCGGCTGTTCCGCAAGGACCCGCGCGTTCACTGGCTCCCGTCGGGTGCCGACGACCTGCTCGAGCGCGCCATGTCGCTCGTGGCACCGCGATAACATGGGAGATATGACGTTCGCATGGCTCAAGGGGCACGGCACCGAGAACGACTTCGTCCTGCTCCCCGACCATGACGGCACGGTCCACGGCGATCTTGACGCGTCGTTCGTCGCCGCACTGTGCGACCGCCGGCGCGGCATCGGGGCCGACGGGGTCCTGCGCGTCATCCGCAGCAGCGCGATCGGCATCGAGTCGGCCGGCGAGTGGTTCATGGACTACCGCAACGCCGACGGCTCGATCAGTGAGATGTGCGGCAACGGCACCCGGGTCTTCGCCCTGCACCTGGCGGACGAGGGCCTCGTCGACCCGTCGCAGCCGTTCGTGATCGGCACGCGCGACGGCGACAAGACGATGTCGTTCGACCTGTCGACAGGCTCGAGGGGCCACTCGATCAGCGTCGACATGGGCGTCCCGCACGTGCGCGACGTCTCGAAGGTCTCGGCTGCCGGAAATACGTGGGAGGCGCAGGACGTTCGTACTGGTAATCCCCATGCCGTGGCCTTCGTCGACCGGCTGGACGAGGTCGGCCCGCTGCTGACCGAGCCCGACTACGACCAGGCCGTGTATCCCGACGGCGTCAACATCGAGTTCGTCGTCCGCGAGGGCGATCGCCACGTGGCGATGCGTGTGCACGAGCGCGGTGCGGGGGAGACACGTTCGTGCGGCACCGGTGCGTGCGCCGTGGCGGTGGCCGCCGCCGTGGCCGATGCGGCGCAGCGACCCGTCACCTACCGGGTCGACGTGCCCGGCGGCACGCTGCACGTCACGTGGGATGCAGACGACCACATCACACTCACCGGCCCCGCAGAGATCGTCGCGCGGGGCACCATGGAATGGACTGCATGACCGACACTTCGACAGGCTCAGTGGGCAATGGCCCGCAGCAGCAGGGCACCGACGGGCTCGAGCTCGAGGAGCGGCAGTCGCTGCGGCGTGTCGCCAACATCCGCACCGAGCTCGAGGACATCACCGAGGTCGAGTACCGCCAGCTGCGGCTCGAGCGGGTCGTCCTGGTGGGGGTCTGGACCGAGGGCACCGTCGAGGACGCCGAGAACTCGATGGCCGAGCTCAAGCTGCTCGCCGAGACGGCCGGCTCCGAGGTGCTCGACGCGCTGATCCAGCGCCGCCAGAAGCCCGACCCGGCCACCTACATCGGCTCGGGCAAGGTCGAGGACCTGCGCGCGGTCGTCGAGGCGACCGGTGCCGACACCGTCATCTGTGACGGTGCGCTCGCGCCCAGCCAGCTGCGCAACCTCGAGGACAAGGTCAAGGTCAAGGTCGTCGACCGCACGGCGCTGATCCTCGACATCTTCGCGCAGCACGCCAAGAGCAAGGAGGGCAAGGCCCAGGTCGAGCTCGCCCAGCTGCAGTACCAGACCCAGCGGCTGCGCGGCTGGGGTGGCAACCTCTCCCGTCAGGCCGGTGGACAGGCCGCGGGCGGCGAGGGCATCGGTGGACGAGGTCCGGGTGAGACCAAGCTCGAGACCGACCGTCGTCGCATCCAGATGAAGATGACCAAGCTGCGCCGCGAGCTCAAGGAGCTCGGCAAGGCCCGCGAGACGAAGAAGGGCAACCGGCAGCGCAACGAGATCCCGTCCGTCGCGATCGCCGGCTACACCAACGCCGGCAAGTCGAGCCTGCTCAACCGGCTGACCGATGCAGGCGTCCTGGTCGAGAACGCGCTGTTCGCGACCCTCGACCCGACGACGCGGCGCACGCAGACGTCCGACGGTCGCGTCTACACGCTGTCCGACACCGTGGGTCTCGTGCGCAACCTGCCGCACCAGCTGGTGGAGGCGTTCCGGTCGACGCTCGAGGAGGTCGCCGAGTCCGATCTCATCCTGCACGTCGTCGACGGCTCCGATCCAGACCCCGAGGGACAGATCAGCGCGGTGCGCCAGGTCATCCTCGAGGCGGGTGCCGCCGAGGTGCCCGAGCTCGTCGTGATCAACAAGGCCGACGCCGCCGACCCGCTCGTCCTCAAGCAGCTGCTGGTGCGCGAGCCGCACGCCGTGGTCGTCAGCGCCCG is a window encoding:
- a CDS encoding Rv0909 family putative TA system antitoxin; the protein is MGFLDNLKKKAPELKEKAADLAATQNAKIDQGIDKAAGVARKATKGKYDAKIDGAAGKAKEAADKLAEEGRKKP
- the miaA gene encoding tRNA (adenosine(37)-N6)-dimethylallyltransferase MiaA, with amino-acid sequence MPERNHVVAVVGPTASGKSSLALRIAQRLGTAEVVNADSMQLYRGMDIGTAKPSIEERALLPHHLFDVLDVTEDASVAEFQQQARTVIADRHARGVTPVLVGGSALYVRAVLDRLDFPGTDPAVRLWWAGELERRGHEALHAELARRDPAAAAQILPTNGRRIVRALEVGELTGRPFVASMPPLESIYDDLTMLGLDVPRDVLEPRLSDRVDQMWADGFVDEVRGLLPAGIEGSLTASRALGYQQILGFLRGEMTEDEARVATVTGTRKFARRQDRLFRKDPRVHWLPSGADDLLERAMSLVAPR
- the dapF gene encoding diaminopimelate epimerase, with translation MTFAWLKGHGTENDFVLLPDHDGTVHGDLDASFVAALCDRRRGIGADGVLRVIRSSAIGIESAGEWFMDYRNADGSISEMCGNGTRVFALHLADEGLVDPSQPFVIGTRDGDKTMSFDLSTGSRGHSISVDMGVPHVRDVSKVSAAGNTWEAQDVRTGNPHAVAFVDRLDEVGPLLTEPDYDQAVYPDGVNIEFVVREGDRHVAMRVHERGAGETRSCGTGACAVAVAAAVADAAQRPVTYRVDVPGGTLHVTWDADDHITLTGPAEIVARGTMEWTA
- the hflX gene encoding GTPase HflX, producing the protein MTDTSTGSVGNGPQQQGTDGLELEERQSLRRVANIRTELEDITEVEYRQLRLERVVLVGVWTEGTVEDAENSMAELKLLAETAGSEVLDALIQRRQKPDPATYIGSGKVEDLRAVVEATGADTVICDGALAPSQLRNLEDKVKVKVVDRTALILDIFAQHAKSKEGKAQVELAQLQYQTQRLRGWGGNLSRQAGGQAAGGEGIGGRGPGETKLETDRRRIQMKMTKLRRELKELGKARETKKGNRQRNEIPSVAIAGYTNAGKSSLLNRLTDAGVLVENALFATLDPTTRRTQTSDGRVYTLSDTVGLVRNLPHQLVEAFRSTLEEVAESDLILHVVDGSDPDPEGQISAVRQVILEAGAAEVPELVVINKADAADPLVLKQLLVREPHAVVVSARTGEGIDELLSAIEADLPQPSSRVDIVLPYARGDLLNLIHTQGEIESLDHEADGTHVVALVNGALANELEQYSA